The region AGGGGACGCCGAGTTCCTCACCGAGCGACACCACGTCGCTCTTGCGCAGCCTGACCAGCGGCGCGGTCAGCGTCAGGTCGGGGTGTGCGTATCCGCGGGTCGCGATCCGCTCCATGGCGAGGAAGGAATCGATGAACGCGGCATTGCTGTCGGGCGCGGCCTGCAGGTCGTCGACCACCCCGACGGCCACCGCTTCCGCCTTCTGGGCGACGGCGACCGCGAAGGCGACGGACAGCAGCAGGGCGTTGCGGTTGGGTACGACGTTCGGACTTCCGCCGGACGACCCACTCTGGTGATCCGGCACGTCGACGGTCGGGTCGGTGAGCGAGGAGCCGCTCAGGAGCGTGCCGACGGGGCTGAGATCGACGACATCGTGCGGCACTCCGAGCGAGCGAGCCGCCTTCTCGGCGAATTCGTGCTCGACGAGATGACGCTGGCCGTAGTTCACGGACAGCAGGTGGAGTGTGTGTCCTTGCGCCTGGAGGTGGTAGGCCATGGTGACCGAGTCCAGGCCGCCGGACACGATTGCGACAGTTTTCGGCATGCGTCGCCTTCCGGCTGGCGGGATGAGAGGGAGGATCAGTACTTCGGGATCAGTGCGGCGGTGTGCCGTGCACCGGAACGGCGGCGGACGTGCGGGCGTCCGTCACGGCGCCGGGGTGGCCGGGACCCGCAGCTGCTCGGATCGGTGGCCCTTGCGGTAGGTCAGTTCGACTTCCGGCCGCGGACCGTCCAGCCTCGTGGTGAGGGTCCGCTCCTCGCTCCACCCGACCAGGCGGTACTCGTTTCCGCCGAGGGCCGCGAGCGGGAAGAGGTGGTCCTGGGGAGAGCGAACGGCAAGGCCCGTGCCGGTGTCGACGATGCTGAAGCCGGCCTGGGGCTGCGCGCCGGTGAGCGACCCGAACTCCTCGATCTCCAGCAGGTGCGCCGGTGCGTCGAACGAACATTGCGCCGCTTTCCGCTCTTGAGCGGTCGTGGCCACGGTCGGACGGTTGTAGAGCACCTCGGGACCGTTGAAGTAGTCGGCCCAGTCGGCCGGGAACAACCGTGCCAGCTCCGGTGTGACGAGCACGTCCACGACGAGATGCACCCGGTGCTCGGGGCCGAGGTTCTGGATCTGGTGCTTGCGGCTGAAGTCGCCGAACCAGAACTCACCGGGCTGCCAGCGATGGATCACACCGTCCAGGTCCAGCAAGGCTTCCTCGTGGGTGGTGACCGGGATGTGCAGCCGGGCCACGCCCCAGTCCGGGGCGAACTTGGCATCGTTGTGGCGGTATCCGACGACGCCGGGGCCGAGATCCATGAACCGGACCGCGTAGAGGGGTCCGGGAATCGAGCGCAGGACCTCCCGCACGTACGGCATGTGGTCCAGCCACTCGGTGTCGGCGAACTCCGCGGAGCCCGGACCGCCCGGGTCGGTACGTGTCTTGTCACCACCGGGGCTGCGTACCGAGAGGCAGCGCCAGTCCTGCTCGGCCCACCTGGACACCCGCCCGTTCGTGTACGAGCTCTGCTCGTCCCACAGATGGTCGCGCGCCGTCATGAGGTCGGCCACCAGCCGGTCGGCGTCCAGCGCGGGGAGCAGCCGAACCGCTTCCGCAGGCGTCGAGGAATCATGCACGTTCATCGTTGTCCTTTCATGTCGACCGGACCGGATTCGCTGGTGTGTCGAGAAGAGCGGCCTCGGTCCGTGCGCGGGCCGGCGAACGCACCGGCGGCGACGGACAGGGCCGGGATTGCGCTGCCATCGGCCGTGCGCGTCCCGCACGGCCGATGGTCCGGCCACCGTGTGACCGCGCGATCGCCCTTCCAGCGGGCCGGGAACACGACACCGACCGGCCGGAAGCGCGGGCCGGCGACCGTCGCGAGGCCAGGCAGGGCGACGATCGCCACATCCGCCGACACCGCCGGAACCAGGCCTGTCATACCGAAGGGACCACTGGCCGGGCAGCACTCAACGGGTCGCTGACTGCTGCTATTTGCGGAGTCGGACGGTTCATCACGCCCGGAGCAGGTCGAACAGCTCGCCCCGGAGCCCGGCGTCCGTGCTGAACTCCCCGCGATAGGCGGTCGAGGTCATCTGCGCGGCAGCCTTGATGCCGCGCATCGACATGCAAAGGTGCTCGCCCTTCGCTATGACCGCGACGTCCGGGGTACCGCTCAGGGTGCTGATCTCGAGCGCGATCTGGTCCACGAGACGCTCTTGGACCTGCAGCCTGTGCGCGTACTGATGGGCGACCCTGGCGAACTTCGACAGCCCGAGCAGTTGCCCCGTCGGGCGGTAGGCGATCGTCACGGAGCAGTTGAACGGCAGGAGGTGGTGCTCGCACAGCGACCAGACCTGAATGTCCGAGACGACGACGAGCTGGCTCGTGCCGATGGACTCGAAAAGGGTGCCCAGCGAACCCGGGTCGTAGTTGATGAACTCTCGCCACCAGCGAGCGAAGCGCGCAGGGGTGTCGCGCAGTCCTTCGCGATTCGGGTCCTCGCCGATCTCCTCCAGGAGTTGGCGGGCGAGTCCGACCAGTGGGTCCTCGGTCGTCCTCGCGGCGGACGGGTCGCTGTCGAGTTCCAGCTTTGTCACCGACATGCGGTCACCTTTCGTCGGGCTTCGGAGTTTCCGACCTCACGGCCGGTACTCGGCCCACGTCTTGGGAGTTTCTGAGATGCGTACACAGGTCAACTCGGGAAACTTCGTCGACCATGTCTTGTAGATCCAGGCCGCCATGTGCTCAGCAGTCGGGTTTTCGTCCATCACATCGTTCAGATGCCGATGGTCGAGATGATCGTCCAGCCAGGACTTGAATGCGGACAATTCTCCGTAGTCCCGAACGAAGCCCACGGGCAACAGATCCGCGTCCTGGGCTCCAAGCTCCAGCTCGATCACATAGTTGTGCCCGTGCAGGCGGGCACACTGGTGCTCAGGAGGAAGGCCGGCCAGCTGGTGACTGGCCGAGAATTCAAATTTCTTCGTGATGCGAAATGTCATCGATCCGAGTTCCCTTCGCGCGTGCCGTTGCTCACACGCCGCGTTTGTCGTCCCACACCAAGGTGTGCAGTCTGGTCGTCAGGTTCCAGCCGCGCTCTACCACCGCGTCGGCCAACTCGCTCATGTGCTTGGTGACATCGTCGGCGCTGCGCCCGATCGGCATGATCCATACGGAGGACAGGTCGAAGGCGGCAACCAGCTCGGCCACTTCGTCGAGATCGCGGGTGTTCTGGCAGACGAACTTGAACGTGCTTTCCGGCAGCGCCGAAAGATTGGTGAGTGCGGAAGGGACTATCCTGCGGTGCCGGGGGTCGCCCGAATGCGACAGCTTCGGCGAGACGTTGAACCTGACGCCGGCGGCGACGAGTTCGGGGTGCGCGGCGTGCGTCCCGTTGGTCTCGATCTCGATCTCTATACCGCGTTCGGTCAGTGCCGCCACCAGCGGAATCAACCGCTCTTGCTGGCCCAGGGGCTCACCCCCGGAAATCACGATCAGATCGGTGTCGAAGCCGACCAATTCCGCGACCACTTCTTCGACCGGCCGGCGGTGCAGCTCCTTACGCGGATCGTGGGCGATCCCGCTCTCCGCGGCTCCGGTCCAGTCCCAGGTGTAGGGCGTATCGCACCACGAGCACGACAGGTTGCACCCGCCGAGTCGCAGGAACGCGCACCTGCGTCCCAGGGACCGGCCCTCGCCCTGGACGGTCGGACCGAAGATTTCGTTTACTACGAGATCCTGCTCCATGGCGCACCGTTTCCTATGAGTGGGACGGCTCGACGGCCGCCGGCTTCTGCGCCTGCACGATGAACCAGTGCCGACTCAGCCGGACACCCTGATCGACGGACACCGCGGCGACATAGCGATCGAATGCTTCCTTGTCCGCCGCCGAGTCGTAGTTGTCGACGATCGGCACTTGGTGCAGAAAGGTGTCCAGGTCTTCCGCCGAGTGGTAGAACTCCTCGAAACGGAACGCCTGGTTACTCGTCACGACGAAGCCTGCGTCGGACAGTTCCTGCGCAATCCCCTCCGCCAAGGGCCTGCCGTTCCAGCTGTCGAAGTCCTGGCCGCGACCGAACGTCTCCTTCAGCTCGCGTGCGTCCTGCTCCCCGATCCCCATGTACATCACGACCCCACCGGGGCGCAGCACCCGCTCGAACTCGGCGGCGATCAGCGGACCGCGGCGGGAGGTGACCACATCGGCGTAGCCGTCGGGCAGCCCCGTCCGGGTGGCGTCGCACAGCTCGAACGTGACGTGCGAAAGTCCTGCCTCCGCCCGGTACCGCGCGGCGCATTCCAGCATCGACGTCGACAGATCCATGCCGGTCACGTCGCCGTACGCGGGAGAGATGCGCAGCAGACTCCGCCCGTCGGCGCAGCCGACATCCAGCAGCCGGGCGTGCGGCGTTCCCAGTGCCTTCGCCAGTTCATCGAAGACGTCGTCCGGGCGGCCGTCGGGGAATACGTCGGTGCTCCGCGCATCGCTCCGGTAGCCGCCGAACCGCTCGGCCACCCGGGAGTAGAACTCCGCGTCCATCGTCATCGGCCGTGCACCTTCCCCTGAACCACGGTCGAGGGGAGGCCCTGGTGCGCACACACCGGTTCCTTTCTCTTCCGTGGGAAATCCCTGACACGGTCTACCGCTGCTGTCGCGGAGGGCTTTGTGCCGCGCTGCGATGCGGTTTCCGGGACGCCGGACGCGGCGGATGTCACCGCGTCCCGGGTCACTACGGTCATTCGGACCACTCCTTGAAGCCGTCCCCTGAAGGGGCGCCGAGGTCGGCAGGACCCAATCTCCGGTGTCGCCCTATCGGCCCGGCATCACGGCGCATCCACGATCGGAGGGGACGCGATAAGACGGTGATAGCGCGAGCATGCGGCGGGGATGGACACCTGGTCCACGCTGGGTTCACCAACGCCCGGACGCATCGCGAAACGGGTGCCGATGGGAGGGGAACTGAATGGCCATCAAGAACTTGGCGTCCGCCACGGGGGCCGGCGTCGTGCCGGTCCCGGACGCAGCAGGACACCAGCGCGGCATGAAGCAGTGCCCGGTCGCCGTGTTGTCGGCCGGCGAAACACCGGCCGACAACACGCCGTGGACCTGACGGACCGGCATGCCTCCGGGTATCAGCCGACCGGCGTCATCGCCCTGCCCAGGATGGCAACGATGTCAGTCCGTACGGCAGCGGCCCCGCTGTGGTCCAGGATCCGCTCCCGGATCCTGGCCGATCGCGAGTAGTACTGGACGGCCTGTTCCACACGATGCAGGTGGGCATTGACCCGGCCGAGGTCGTGCAGCACATATCCCTCGCCGACCAGGTCTCCGCTCGCTCCGACCATGGCGAGGACCTCCAGCAGGGTCCGTTCCGCCTCCTCGTACCGCTGTTGGTACATCAGCATTTGGCCCAGCCGCCGCAGTGTGAGCGCCTGGCCCCGGTCGAAGCCGGCCGACCGGCAGATCCCGAGAGCCTCGTCGAGATACGAACGGGTCCGCGCGAAGTCCGCTCGCCGCATCGTGATCTGTGCCATCTCGCCCAGCACGTATGCCCGCCCGATGACGTCCTGGGCCCGCACGAAGTGACGTCCGGCGCGCTCGTAGAGGGCCAGCGCCCGATCGTCGTCACCGTGGTGCCGCTCGATGCGCGCCAGGTCACGCAGACACAGCGCTTGGCCGCTCAGCTCCCCGAGCCGCTCGAAGATCTCCAGAGCGGTGCTGAGGTAGGGGCCCGCTGCCTCATACTCGCCCCGGTAGAGGTGCAGGGTCCCCCACGAGCCGAGTACCGCCGCCCGGCCCCGTTCGTTGCCGGCCTCCTGTACCGCGGCCAGCGCCACCCGATGTGTGCGCTCCCAGAGTTCGGGATAGCCACGGGCCTCGAAGAGCGTCACCAGCGTCGTGGCCAGCTCCCAGCACAACTCGTCCAGCCCGGACCGGGCCGCCAGCTCGACGGCGTTCAGTAGGTTGGCCTGCTCGCTCTCCAGCCAGCCGAGCGGGTCGCGGAGGCACCGCTGGACATGATCCGCCGGCGGATGCCACCGTTCACCCCGGCCCGCCACGATGGTGTACGCACCACCGTGGATCGCTCTGTGCGCCTCCTCGGCGAGCGCCATCCAGCCACCGACCATGCGCCGCACCGCTCCGGCGCGTTCTGCCTCGGGAATCTCCGCGGGCAGCTGTTCATGCGCGATCATCCGTACGACCTGCGACAGCCCGCATCGGAACTCCCCGCCCTGGTCCATGGTGGTGATGTCGAGGAGCCGCATGTCGATGAGCGGTTCCAGCAGGTCGGCGGGGTGCGGCGTGCGGTCGTCGATGAGGGCGGCACCCAGCCAGCTCGGAATCTCCGTCCCCTCGGCCAGGCTGAGCAGACACAACAGGCGACGGTCGGCCGCCGCCAGGCCGTCGTAGCTGAGCGAAAGACTTGCCCGGATCGACAGCTCGCCGTGTGCCAGCTCGTCCAACCGGCGTTGCTCGTTCTCCAGCCGGTGCCACATGGAGGTCAGTGACCAGTGCGGGCGCGCTGCCAGGCGCGCGCCGATGATACGCAGCGCGAGGGGCAGCCCGCCCACCAGGCGTATGACGACCCGCGCTGCCTCCCGCTCGCTCTCCACACGGCGTTCTCCGATGATCCGCCCCAGGAGCTGCAAGGCCTGCTCCGGACCCAGCGGCTCAAGGTCGAACCGGCGGGTGCCCGGCAACGCCGTGAGCTGACCGCGGCTGGTGACCAGTACGCCGCTGCTGCCGGTCCCGGGCAGCAAGGGCATCACCTGCGACTCGCTCACCGCGTCGTCCAGCAGCACCAGGATCCGGCGACCGGCCAGCAGACTGCGGTACATCTCCGCGCGCTCGTCGAGCGCATCGGGGATGGCCTGGCCCGGTACGCCCAGCGCCCGGAGGAACCGGCCCAACGCCTGGGCAGGGTCGACCGGTTGTCCGCCCGGCCCGCGGAGGTCGCAATAGAGCTGTCCGTCCGGGAAGTGCTCGGTGGCGAGTCGGTGCGCCACGTGCCTGGCCAGCGTGCTCTTGCCGACACCAGGCCTGCCCAGCACCAGGACGACGTGCAGTTTCCCCTTTTCCTGTCCCGCGGTGACGGCGTCGCAGACCGCCGAAACGACCGTGTCGTCGGCCACGAGGTCGCCGATGTCGGCGGGAAGTTGCCTCGGGGTGACGGCCGGGTCGGGGTCGGCACTGCGCTCTTGCACCGCCTCGGTCAGCGGCGTCGACACGACAGGACGCGGTTCGGCCGGCTCGGCCAGTGCCAGGACGGCGTCGTCGGTCAGGATGGCCTGCGCCAGGTCGCGAAGTTCCCTCCCCGGGTCCAGGCCCAGTTCTTCGGTGAGCATCGCGCGGCCCTGGTGGTAGGCATCCAGCGCCTCCGCCTGCCGGCCCGAACGGTACAGCGCCACCATGAGGTGCCCCCGCAGCCGCTCACGCAGCGGATGGTCGGCGACCAGCTGCATCAGCTCGCCGACCAGGTGCTCGTGACGGCCCAGCTCCAGCAACAGCCGCATGCAGGTCTCCACCGCTTCCAGGCGGCTCTCGTCCCACTGCGCTGCCGTGTTGGCCAGGACTTCGCTGGGTACGCCGGCCAGGCACCGCCCCCGCCACAGGCCTGTCGCCGTGCGAAGCGTGTCGACCGCGGCCATCTTCAGACCGTCACGGGCCAGCGCATGCGCCTCCGTTACCAGGCGGCGGAAGATGCCGACGTCGGTCGCGTCCTCCGGCGCCCGCAGGATGTAGCCACCGGCACGGGTCTCGATGATGGCGTCAACTCCCCCGTCCGACAGTGCCTTGCGGAGCCGGGAGATGCAGATCTGTACTTGGGCGCGTGCGGTCTTCGGCGGATGGTGAGCCCAGATGACATCCACCAGTCGGGTCGTCGCCACCACCCGGTTCAGTTCGAGCACCAGCGCCCCGAGGACGATCTCTTGACGCCCTGGTGCCACGGATACGGCCCCCAGCTCGCCGCTCACCTCAAGCGGCCCGAGCACCCGGAAGGGAACTGCCGCTACGCCACTGTCTTCGTAACCTGTGGAGACTGCCATGCATAACCCGCTTCTGTGGTATCAGCCAGGCGATGTGGTCCGGCTTGCAATGTGGGACGACTCATATCGACCTGCCTAATAAGTCGTGACCGCCGGCCGCGTCGCCAAGCGCCGCCGCGAGCCCGGCTGTCGCCGTCCGTCGCCCGGCGACGTCCACGAGCCCGCGCGGCCGGAGCCGTGCCGGCTCGGCCGGGACCGGGCCCCGGGCGTGTGCAGCCGGCTTCGACTTGCGGTCCCACGGACGCCCACCCCCCGTCGCG is a window of Streptomyces caniferus DNA encoding:
- a CDS encoding 7-cyano-7-deazaguanine synthase, with translation MPKTVAIVSGGLDSVTMAYHLQAQGHTLHLLSVNYGQRHLVEHEFAEKAARSLGVPHDVVDLSPVGTLLSGSSLTDPTVDVPDHQSGSSGGSPNVVPNRNALLLSVAFAVAVAQKAEAVAVGVVDDLQAAPDSNAAFIDSFLAMERIATRGYAHPDLTLTAPLVRLRKSDVVSLGEELGVPWTDTWSCFRGDALQCGRCAACRERQEAFRDAGVPDPTTYQTSDSKELP
- a CDS encoding aspartyl/asparaginyl beta-hydroxylase domain-containing protein; this encodes MNVHDSSTPAEAVRLLPALDADRLVADLMTARDHLWDEQSSYTNGRVSRWAEQDWRCLSVRSPGGDKTRTDPGGPGSAEFADTEWLDHMPYVREVLRSIPGPLYAVRFMDLGPGVVGYRHNDAKFAPDWGVARLHIPVTTHEEALLDLDGVIHRWQPGEFWFGDFSRKHQIQNLGPEHRVHLVVDVLVTPELARLFPADWADYFNGPEVLYNRPTVATTAQERKAAQCSFDAPAHLLEIEEFGSLTGAQPQAGFSIVDTGTGLAVRSPQDHLFPLAALGGNEYRLVGWSEERTLTTRLDGPRPEVELTYRKGHRSEQLRVPATPAP
- the folE gene encoding GTP cyclohydrolase I yields the protein MSVTKLELDSDPSAARTTEDPLVGLARQLLEEIGEDPNREGLRDTPARFARWWREFINYDPGSLGTLFESIGTSQLVVVSDIQVWSLCEHHLLPFNCSVTIAYRPTGQLLGLSKFARVAHQYAHRLQVQERLVDQIALEISTLSGTPDVAVIAKGEHLCMSMRGIKAAAQMTSTAYRGEFSTDAGLRGELFDLLRA
- a CDS encoding 6-pyruvoyl trahydropterin synthase family protein, which translates into the protein MTFRITKKFEFSASHQLAGLPPEHQCARLHGHNYVIELELGAQDADLLPVGFVRDYGELSAFKSWLDDHLDHRHLNDVMDENPTAEHMAAWIYKTWSTKFPELTCVRISETPKTWAEYRP
- a CDS encoding 7-carboxy-7-deazaguanine synthase QueE, which translates into the protein MEQDLVVNEIFGPTVQGEGRSLGRRCAFLRLGGCNLSCSWCDTPYTWDWTGAAESGIAHDPRKELHRRPVEEVVAELVGFDTDLIVISGGEPLGQQERLIPLVAALTERGIEIEIETNGTHAAHPELVAAGVRFNVSPKLSHSGDPRHRRIVPSALTNLSALPESTFKFVCQNTRDLDEVAELVAAFDLSSVWIMPIGRSADDVTKHMSELADAVVERGWNLTTRLHTLVWDDKRGV
- a CDS encoding class I SAM-dependent methyltransferase, with the protein product MTMDAEFYSRVAERFGGYRSDARSTDVFPDGRPDDVFDELAKALGTPHARLLDVGCADGRSLLRISPAYGDVTGMDLSTSMLECAARYRAEAGLSHVTFELCDATRTGLPDGYADVVTSRRGPLIAAEFERVLRPGGVVMYMGIGEQDARELKETFGRGQDFDSWNGRPLAEGIAQELSDAGFVVTSNQAFRFEEFYHSAEDLDTFLHQVPIVDNYDSAADKEAFDRYVAAVSVDQGVRLSRHWFIVQAQKPAAVEPSHS
- a CDS encoding AfsR/SARP family transcriptional regulator gives rise to the protein MAVSTGYEDSGVAAVPFRVLGPLEVSGELGAVSVAPGRQEIVLGALVLELNRVVATTRLVDVIWAHHPPKTARAQVQICISRLRKALSDGGVDAIIETRAGGYILRAPEDATDVGIFRRLVTEAHALARDGLKMAAVDTLRTATGLWRGRCLAGVPSEVLANTAAQWDESRLEAVETCMRLLLELGRHEHLVGELMQLVADHPLRERLRGHLMVALYRSGRQAEALDAYHQGRAMLTEELGLDPGRELRDLAQAILTDDAVLALAEPAEPRPVVSTPLTEAVQERSADPDPAVTPRQLPADIGDLVADDTVVSAVCDAVTAGQEKGKLHVVLVLGRPGVGKSTLARHVAHRLATEHFPDGQLYCDLRGPGGQPVDPAQALGRFLRALGVPGQAIPDALDERAEMYRSLLAGRRILVLLDDAVSESQVMPLLPGTGSSGVLVTSRGQLTALPGTRRFDLEPLGPEQALQLLGRIIGERRVESEREAARVVIRLVGGLPLALRIIGARLAARPHWSLTSMWHRLENEQRRLDELAHGELSIRASLSLSYDGLAAADRRLLCLLSLAEGTEIPSWLGAALIDDRTPHPADLLEPLIDMRLLDITTMDQGGEFRCGLSQVVRMIAHEQLPAEIPEAERAGAVRRMVGGWMALAEEAHRAIHGGAYTIVAGRGERWHPPADHVQRCLRDPLGWLESEQANLLNAVELAARSGLDELCWELATTLVTLFEARGYPELWERTHRVALAAVQEAGNERGRAAVLGSWGTLHLYRGEYEAAGPYLSTALEIFERLGELSGQALCLRDLARIERHHGDDDRALALYERAGRHFVRAQDVIGRAYVLGEMAQITMRRADFARTRSYLDEALGICRSAGFDRGQALTLRRLGQMLMYQQRYEEAERTLLEVLAMVGASGDLVGEGYVLHDLGRVNAHLHRVEQAVQYYSRSARIRERILDHSGAAAVRTDIVAILGRAMTPVG